The proteins below come from a single Streptococcus porcinus genomic window:
- a CDS encoding Gfo/Idh/MocA family protein produces MKLTVIGTGKIVEEALPVLSETKGIELKAIVSTKRSLDKAKMFSNLYEIPHFFDDLEEALADSNSDTVYIATPNHLHYEMAKAAILAGKHVICEKPFTLKLSQAQELAELAKQKQLMLLEAITNQYLENFSFIKEHLSELGDIKIVDCNYSQYSSRYDAFKDGVIAPAFDPEKGGGALRDLNIYNIHLVVGLFGEPEQVAYLPNMERGVDTSGILLLDYANFKVVCIGAKDCSAEIKSTIQGNKGSLAILGATNTLPEIQVTKNGEEPQHFNINQGNHRMVAEFQVFQEIIDFKDFARAQAALNHSLSVMKVLEKASESLS; encoded by the coding sequence ATGAAATTAACAGTTATTGGAACAGGAAAGATCGTTGAAGAAGCTCTACCAGTTTTATCAGAAACGAAAGGGATAGAACTTAAGGCAATTGTTTCGACTAAAAGAAGCCTTGATAAAGCCAAAATGTTTTCTAACTTATACGAGATTCCCCACTTTTTTGATGATTTAGAGGAAGCCTTAGCCGATAGCAATAGTGATACTGTCTATATTGCTACGCCCAACCATTTACATTATGAAATGGCAAAGGCTGCTATTTTGGCTGGAAAACACGTTATCTGTGAAAAGCCTTTTACTTTGAAGCTATCACAAGCACAGGAGCTGGCAGAATTAGCTAAACAAAAACAGTTAATGCTTTTAGAGGCTATTACCAATCAGTATTTAGAGAATTTCAGTTTTATTAAAGAACATTTGTCTGAACTCGGTGACATTAAAATTGTTGATTGTAACTATTCTCAATATTCTTCACGCTACGATGCTTTTAAAGATGGTGTGATTGCGCCAGCTTTTGATCCTGAAAAAGGAGGCGGAGCTTTAAGGGATTTAAATATCTACAATATCCATTTGGTGGTAGGTTTATTTGGAGAACCTGAGCAGGTAGCTTACCTGCCGAATATGGAGAGAGGTGTTGATACATCGGGGATTTTGCTTTTAGACTATGCTAATTTCAAAGTAGTTTGTATAGGGGCTAAAGATTGCAGTGCTGAAATCAAATCAACAATTCAGGGAAATAAAGGCTCTCTTGCAATCCTTGGTGCTACAAATACTCTGCCTGAAATTCAAGTGACAAAGAATGGTGAAGAGCCACAACACTTTAATATTAATCAAGGTAACCATCGGATGGTTGCAGAATTCCAAGTCTTTCAAGAAATAATTGATTTCAAAGATTTTGCACGTGCTCAAGCTGCTTTAAATCATAGTCTATCAGTGATGAAAGTCCTTGAAAAAGCCAGTGAAAGCCTGTCATAA
- a CDS encoding GNAT family N-acetyltransferase, with product MIIRKEEKEDFRAIHQLVIEAFASAEHSDGREQDLVEALREGDSYIAELALVLEVDQQVRGHIMFTKAKVGQHEALVLAPLSVAPCYQKQGYGRALIERGHQVAKDLGYDLILVLGSDRYYPKFGYQPAELFGISLPQGFPPENFMALSLCGNHHFLGQVSFAKEFGID from the coding sequence ATGATTATTAGAAAAGAAGAAAAAGAGGATTTTAGGGCGATCCACCAGTTGGTAATAGAGGCTTTCGCTTCGGCAGAACATAGCGATGGTAGGGAACAAGACTTAGTTGAAGCCTTACGTGAGGGCGATTCCTATATAGCAGAGTTGGCTTTGGTTTTAGAAGTTGATCAGCAAGTACGAGGTCATATCATGTTTACCAAAGCAAAAGTTGGCCAGCATGAGGCTTTAGTTTTAGCACCCTTAAGTGTTGCTCCTTGCTATCAAAAGCAGGGATATGGCAGGGCCTTGATTGAAAGAGGGCATCAAGTGGCAAAAGATCTTGGTTATGATCTCATTTTAGTATTAGGTAGCGACCGCTATTATCCTAAGTTTGGCTATCAACCAGCAGAGCTTTTTGGCATCAGTTTGCCGCAAGGTTTCCCTCCAGAGAATTTTATGGCCTTATCATTATGTGGGAATCATCATTTCTTAGGCCAAGTCAGCTTTGCTAAGGAATTTGGAATAGATTAA
- the brnQ gene encoding branched-chain amino acid transport system II carrier protein, which produces MLKKGFLTGLLLFGIFFGAGNLIFPPALGVASGNRFWPAILGFCLSGVGLAIITLLVGTLTNGGFKHEMDLKFSPWFSLSFLVILYLTIGPLFAIPRTATVSFEVGLSPLVGNSQMALMIFSFFFFLAGYLLASHPTNIMASVGKVLTPIFALLILSLVVVGAFKYGQTGSGPASAEYLTNAFGGGILAGYNTIDALAAVAFCLVATETLKQFGFANKKEYLSTIWVVGVVTSLAFSILYIGLGYLGNKFSVPENVLTDSSINKGAYVLAQASYQLFGSFGRYFLSVMVILTCFTTTVGLIVAVSEFFAKHFTKLSYKVYLSLFTLIGFLIANLGLNAVIAFSLPVLSLLYPIVIVLVVIILLNKLMPLSKRGMSLTIVIVTFISFLEVLAGLLPKTALATFADYLPLHAMSVGWLLPTMFGLVIAMLLPDKIRGEVFDLKQFEKKA; this is translated from the coding sequence ATGCTAAAAAAAGGATTTTTGACAGGGTTGCTATTATTTGGTATTTTTTTTGGAGCTGGAAATCTCATTTTTCCACCGGCCTTAGGTGTGGCTTCTGGTAATCGTTTTTGGCCTGCTATTTTAGGATTCTGTTTGTCCGGCGTTGGTTTAGCCATTATCACTCTGTTAGTGGGAACTTTGACTAACGGAGGTTTTAAACATGAAATGGACCTTAAGTTTAGCCCTTGGTTTTCGCTCAGCTTTTTGGTTATTCTGTATTTAACTATTGGTCCACTTTTTGCTATCCCAAGAACAGCTACGGTGTCTTTCGAAGTTGGACTATCGCCTTTGGTTGGTAACAGTCAGATGGCTCTCATGATTTTTTCTTTTTTCTTTTTCTTGGCTGGTTATCTACTTGCTAGTCATCCTACTAATATAATGGCCAGCGTAGGTAAGGTTTTGACCCCTATATTTGCTCTGCTTATTCTTTCACTGGTAGTTGTAGGAGCATTTAAATATGGTCAAACAGGCAGTGGTCCAGCTAGTGCTGAGTATCTCACTAATGCTTTTGGTGGAGGAATTTTAGCGGGTTATAATACAATAGATGCCCTAGCTGCAGTTGCTTTTTGTTTAGTAGCAACTGAGACCTTAAAACAATTTGGCTTTGCTAATAAAAAAGAATATTTATCAACGATATGGGTAGTCGGAGTAGTGACAAGCCTAGCATTTAGCATTCTCTATATTGGCTTAGGCTACCTAGGTAACAAATTTTCTGTTCCAGAAAATGTACTGACTGATTCTTCAATCAATAAAGGGGCTTATGTTCTAGCGCAGGCTTCTTATCAGTTATTTGGTTCCTTTGGACGCTACTTCCTTAGTGTCATGGTCATTTTAACCTGTTTTACCACTACAGTCGGTTTGATCGTTGCGGTATCTGAGTTTTTTGCTAAACATTTTACCAAATTATCCTACAAAGTTTATCTTAGTCTCTTTACCCTTATTGGTTTTCTAATTGCCAACTTAGGCTTGAATGCCGTTATTGCTTTTTCACTTCCAGTACTTTCTCTACTTTATCCAATTGTTATCGTTTTAGTAGTCATTATCCTACTTAATAAGTTAATGCCCCTATCTAAAAGAGGGATGTCTTTGACTATAGTCATCGTAACCTTCATTTCCTTTTTAGAAGTTTTAGCTGGATTATTGCCTAAAACAGCTCTTGCGACTTTTGCTGATTATTTACCGCTTCACGCTATGTCAGTGGGGTGGTTATTACCAACAATGTTTGGTCTCGTTATTGCTATGCTGTTACCAGATAAGATAAGAGGAGAAGTTTTTGATTTAAAACAATTTGAAAAGAAAGCTTAA
- a CDS encoding DUF2829 domain-containing protein, whose protein sequence is MTFEEILPGLKAKKKYVRTGWGGAENYVQLFDVIEQNGQALEVTPYFLINVSGDGEGFSMWSPTPCDVLASDWIEVND, encoded by the coding sequence ATGACATTTGAAGAAATTTTACCAGGGCTAAAGGCCAAGAAAAAATATGTACGAACTGGCTGGGGTGGTGCTGAAAATTATGTACAACTCTTTGATGTTATTGAACAAAATGGTCAAGCATTAGAAGTAACCCCTTATTTTTTAATCAATGTTTCAGGTGATGGAGAAGGTTTTTCGATGTGGTCACCAACACCATGTGATGTTTTAGCTAGTGATTGGATTGAAGTCAATGACTAA
- a CDS encoding NUDIX domain-containing protein, with translation MEFEEKTIARQTIYEGAIFDVVVDDVELPNGLGQAKRELVLHRGAVSILAVTPENKILIVKQYRKAIEDVSYEIPAGKLEIGEEDSELEAASRELEEETGYKGQLEQISEFYTAIGFSNEKIRLYLARDLQKVENPRPQDDDEVLEVYELSYQDCLDLIATGQIVDAKTIIAINYFGLYLGGS, from the coding sequence ATGGAATTTGAAGAAAAAACGATTGCTCGACAAACAATTTATGAAGGGGCTATTTTTGATGTCGTTGTTGATGATGTTGAATTACCCAATGGTTTGGGACAAGCTAAGCGAGAATTAGTTCTCCATCGTGGTGCCGTTTCTATTCTAGCAGTCACTCCAGAAAATAAGATTCTTATTGTAAAACAGTACCGTAAAGCTATTGAGGATGTTTCTTATGAGATACCAGCGGGAAAATTAGAAATCGGTGAAGAAGACTCTGAACTAGAAGCCGCTAGTCGTGAACTAGAGGAAGAAACTGGTTATAAAGGGCAATTAGAGCAAATTTCTGAATTTTATACAGCAATCGGTTTTTCAAATGAAAAGATAAGATTGTACCTTGCGAGAGATTTACAAAAGGTTGAAAATCCGAGACCGCAAGATGATGATGAAGTTCTTGAAGTGTACGAGTTGTCTTATCAAGACTGTTTAGATCTGATTGCTACGGGACAAATTGTAGATGCCAAAACTATCATTGCTATCAATTACTTTGGTCTATATCTAGGAGGTAGCTAA
- a CDS encoding 3-oxoacyl-ACP reductase: MTKKVLVTGVASGIGKAQAELFLKKGYQVYGVDIKPKPDLSGNFQFLQMDLSSDLAPLFQWLPSVDILLNTVGVLDAYKPLLEIDMADFEKLFALNFFSMVKLTRFYLEKMLVQQKGIIINMCSIASFQAGGGGAAYTSSKHALAGFTRQLALDYARAGIQVFGVAPGAVQTAMTASDFEDEGLADWVAQETPIGRWTQAEEIADLTYFLASGKAASMQGEIVKIDGGWTLK, translated from the coding sequence ATGACTAAAAAAGTTCTCGTTACGGGTGTAGCTTCAGGAATTGGTAAGGCCCAAGCAGAATTATTTTTAAAGAAGGGTTATCAGGTTTATGGAGTTGATATCAAACCTAAGCCAGACTTATCAGGTAACTTCCAATTTTTGCAAATGGATCTTTCGTCAGATTTAGCTCCCCTTTTTCAATGGCTACCATCAGTTGACATTCTCCTCAATACGGTTGGGGTATTGGATGCTTATAAACCTCTCCTAGAAATAGACATGGCGGACTTTGAAAAACTATTTGCACTTAACTTTTTTTCAATGGTTAAGCTTACACGCTTTTATTTGGAGAAAATGCTGGTGCAACAAAAGGGGATTATTATTAATATGTGCTCCATTGCTAGTTTTCAAGCTGGCGGAGGCGGTGCTGCTTACACAAGCAGTAAACACGCTCTTGCTGGCTTCACTCGCCAATTAGCTTTGGATTATGCCAGAGCGGGGATTCAAGTCTTTGGTGTAGCACCAGGTGCTGTTCAAACAGCTATGACAGCCAGTGATTTTGAAGACGAAGGTTTGGCTGATTGGGTGGCACAAGAAACCCCAATTGGAAGGTGGACTCAGGCTGAAGAAATAGCAGACCTAACTTATTTTTTGGCCTCTGGCAAAGCTGCGTCCATGCAGGGAGAAATTGTTAAAATTGATGGCGGTTGGACCCTTAAGTAG
- the glmU gene encoding bifunctional UDP-N-acetylglucosamine diphosphorylase/glucosamine-1-phosphate N-acetyltransferase GlmU produces the protein MTNYAIILAAGKGTRMKSDLPKVLHKVSGLTMLEHVFRSVAAIQPEKNVTVVGHKAESVKEVLAGQSEFVLQTEQLGTGHAVMMAEAELAGLEGNTLVIAGDTPLITGDSLKNLVDYHVNHKNVATILTARAEDPFGYGRIIRNNDGEVTKIVEQKDANEYEQKVTEINTGTYIFDNKRLFEALKNTNTNNAQGEYYLTDVVAIFRENREKVGAYVLRDFNESLGVNDRVALATAEAVMRRRINKFHMVNGVTFQNPDATYIESDVIIDPDVLLEANVTLKGSTKIGAGTILTNGTCLVDTQVGQNVVITSSTIEESTLADGVTVGPYAHIRPGSTLAEKVHVGNFVEVKGSSIGQNTKAGHLTYIGNAEIGSDVNIGAGTITVNYDGQHKFKTIIGNNVFIGSNSTLIAPLEIGDNALTAAGSTISKNVVADSIAIGRSRQVTKEGYARRLPHHPENK, from the coding sequence ATGACAAATTATGCAATCATTTTAGCTGCCGGTAAGGGTACTCGTATGAAATCGGATTTACCCAAAGTTCTTCATAAAGTATCAGGTCTGACGATGTTAGAGCATGTCTTTAGAAGTGTTGCTGCGATTCAGCCAGAGAAAAACGTAACGGTTGTCGGGCACAAGGCTGAATCAGTAAAAGAAGTATTAGCTGGACAATCAGAATTTGTCTTGCAAACGGAGCAGTTGGGAACTGGGCATGCTGTCATGATGGCTGAAGCAGAATTGGCTGGCTTAGAGGGGAACACTTTGGTTATTGCAGGTGATACCCCACTTATTACTGGAGACAGTCTTAAAAATTTAGTTGATTACCATGTCAACCATAAAAATGTTGCGACTATTCTGACTGCGAGAGCTGAAGATCCCTTTGGTTATGGTCGTATCATCCGCAACAATGATGGGGAAGTGACAAAGATTGTCGAACAAAAAGATGCTAATGAGTATGAGCAAAAAGTTACTGAGATTAACACTGGGACCTACATTTTTGACAACAAACGTCTTTTTGAAGCTCTAAAGAACACCAATACGAACAATGCGCAAGGTGAATATTACTTAACGGATGTTGTTGCTATTTTTAGGGAAAATCGTGAAAAAGTTGGAGCATATGTCCTTCGTGATTTTAACGAAAGTTTAGGAGTTAACGACCGTGTAGCGCTTGCTACTGCCGAAGCTGTTATGAGACGACGCATCAACAAATTTCATATGGTTAATGGTGTTACCTTCCAAAATCCGGATGCCACTTATATTGAAAGTGATGTTATTATTGATCCCGATGTGCTATTGGAAGCAAACGTGACCTTAAAAGGAAGTACAAAAATAGGTGCAGGTACTATTTTGACTAATGGAACGTGTCTCGTAGATACTCAGGTAGGTCAAAATGTTGTCATAACAAGTTCCACTATTGAAGAATCAACGTTAGCTGATGGAGTTACGGTTGGACCTTATGCCCATATCAGACCAGGTTCGACCTTAGCTGAAAAGGTTCATGTTGGAAACTTTGTTGAGGTTAAGGGCTCCTCAATCGGGCAAAATACCAAGGCTGGGCACCTAACTTATATAGGTAATGCGGAAATAGGCTCAGATGTTAACATTGGCGCTGGTACCATCACAGTTAACTATGATGGTCAGCATAAATTCAAAACGATCATAGGTAATAATGTCTTTATCGGTAGTAATTCAACATTGATTGCGCCACTTGAAATTGGTGACAATGCTTTAACTGCTGCTGGCTCTACCATTTCAAAAAATGTAGTGGCTGATAGTATCGCCATTGGCAGAAGTCGTCAAGTGACAAAAGAAGGCTATGCTAGACGTCTACCACACCATCCTGAAAATAAATAA